The following coding sequences lie in one Lentilactobacillus sp. SPB1-3 genomic window:
- the prmC gene encoding peptide chain release factor N(5)-glutamine methyltransferase, producing MTKTYFEARQWASFTLKDNSEFNTLTDVDFIMTHLFNISQVQLLIKNQTEMASKDWQEFQRVVNEIATGVPPQYAIGKADFYGMQLKVNQQVLIPRVETEELIDWILESTTEIKDESLRFLDIGTGSGAIAIAIKKNRPNFNVTASDISSEALKIASENAKEQNVDISFILSDVFDNISDKYDIIVSNPPYISESEIGDMGDSVVKYEPALALFAPDDGLAVYKRIIANLDQHLNGSGMLFFEIGFQQEQAVEKLLTKHFDEASVTSRHDVAGNQRMIKLKK from the coding sequence ATGACTAAGACATACTTTGAAGCCCGCCAATGGGCTTCTTTTACTTTAAAAGATAATTCAGAATTTAATACTTTAACCGACGTCGATTTTATCATGACACACTTGTTTAATATTTCGCAGGTTCAGTTGTTGATAAAAAATCAAACTGAAATGGCTTCAAAAGATTGGCAAGAGTTTCAACGAGTGGTTAATGAAATTGCTACAGGCGTGCCACCTCAATATGCAATCGGCAAGGCTGACTTTTATGGCATGCAATTAAAAGTTAATCAGCAGGTACTTATTCCTCGAGTTGAGACTGAAGAATTGATCGATTGGATTTTAGAATCTACAACTGAGATCAAAGATGAGTCACTTCGGTTCCTAGATATTGGCACGGGAAGTGGTGCGATTGCGATTGCTATAAAGAAAAATCGGCCTAATTTTAATGTGACTGCTTCAGACATTTCAAGTGAAGCTTTAAAAATCGCTTCTGAGAATGCAAAAGAACAAAACGTTGATATTTCGTTCATTCTTAGTGACGTGTTTGACAACATCTCAGATAAATATGACATTATCGTCAGCAACCCACCATATATATCAGAATCAGAAATCGGTGACATGGGAGACAGTGTGGTCAAATACGAACCAGCGTTAGCTTTGTTTGCACCAGATGATGGATTAGCCGTTTATAAGCGGATCATCGCAAATTTGGATCAACATCTAAATGGTAGTGGGATGTTATTTTTTGAAATTGGATTCCAGCAAGAACAGGCTGTTGAAAAATTATTAACGAAACATTTTGATGAAGCATCGGTTACTTCACGACATGATGTTGCAGGTAATCAACGAATGATTAAATTAAAGAAGTAA
- the atpA gene encoding F0F1 ATP synthase subunit alpha, protein MSIKAEEISALIKQQLEGYNNELDVQETGIVTYVGDGIARAHGLQNALSGELLDFGHDVFGMVQNLEANEVGITILGDDTGIREGDSVKRTGRIMEVPVGDALIGRVVNSIGEPIDGKGDIKASDHMPIERKAPGVMERKSVFEPLQTGMKAIDSLIPIGRGQRELIIGDRKTGKTSIAIDTILNQKDQNMICIYVAIGQKDSTVRSSVSTLEKYGAMDYTIVVNAGPSEPASLLYIAPYAGATMGEYFMHNGQHVLIIYDDLSKQADAYRELSLILRRPPGREAYPGDIFYTHSRLLERAAKLSDELGGGSMTALPIVQTQAGDVSAYIPTNVISITDGQIFLDADSFYSGVRPAVDAGTSVSRVGGDAQIKAMKKVSGTLRLDLASYHELESFAQFGSDLDDATKAKLDRGARTVEVLKQPIHSPIPVEKQVVILYALTHGFLDKIEIEDVLRYESELFDFFDQSHKDLLDSIVKTGQLPEEADMDAAIKDFEQTFQPTQHADQTQAASND, encoded by the coding sequence ATGAGCATTAAAGCTGAGGAAATCAGTGCTCTTATTAAACAACAATTAGAGGGCTATAACAACGAGCTCGACGTTCAAGAAACAGGTATCGTTACTTATGTTGGTGATGGTATCGCTCGTGCTCATGGACTTCAAAATGCGTTGTCTGGAGAGTTGCTCGACTTCGGCCACGACGTCTTCGGAATGGTTCAAAACCTTGAAGCTAACGAGGTTGGTATCACCATTCTTGGTGATGATACAGGTATTCGTGAAGGCGATTCTGTAAAAAGAACTGGTCGGATCATGGAAGTTCCCGTTGGGGATGCTTTAATTGGTCGGGTTGTTAATTCTATTGGTGAACCGATTGACGGTAAAGGTGACATAAAGGCAAGCGACCATATGCCAATCGAGCGTAAGGCTCCTGGTGTAATGGAACGTAAGTCAGTTTTCGAACCTTTACAAACTGGTATGAAAGCCATCGATTCATTAATTCCTATTGGTCGTGGTCAGCGTGAGTTAATCATCGGTGACCGTAAGACTGGTAAAACATCAATTGCTATTGATACAATATTAAATCAAAAAGATCAAAATATGATTTGTATTTACGTTGCTATCGGACAAAAGGATTCAACTGTTCGTTCATCTGTAAGTACTTTAGAGAAGTATGGCGCTATGGATTACACCATTGTTGTTAATGCTGGTCCTTCTGAACCTGCATCACTTCTTTACATCGCTCCTTATGCCGGTGCTACCATGGGTGAGTACTTCATGCATAATGGACAACATGTTTTAATTATTTATGATGATTTATCAAAACAAGCTGATGCATATCGTGAGTTATCACTTATTCTTCGTCGTCCTCCTGGACGTGAAGCATATCCTGGTGATATTTTCTATACTCATTCACGTTTATTGGAACGTGCTGCTAAATTGTCTGATGAATTAGGTGGTGGTTCAATGACTGCCTTACCAATCGTTCAAACACAAGCAGGGGATGTTTCTGCTTATATTCCAACCAACGTTATTTCTATTACTGATGGTCAGATCTTCTTGGACGCAGATAGTTTCTATTCTGGAGTTCGTCCAGCCGTTGATGCCGGAACATCAGTTTCTCGTGTTGGTGGGGATGCCCAAATCAAGGCTATGAAGAAAGTTTCAGGTACTTTACGTTTGGACCTTGCTTCATACCATGAATTGGAATCATTTGCGCAATTTGGTTCAGATCTTGATGATGCTACTAAGGCTAAGTTGGATCGTGGTGCTAGAACTGTTGAAGTTCTTAAGCAACCTATCCATTCACCAATTCCTGTTGAAAAACAAGTTGTTATTTTGTACGCATTGACCCATGGTTTCTTGGATAAGATCGAAATCGAAGATGTTCTTCGTTATGAATCAGAATTATTTGATTTCTTCGATCAATCTCACAAGGACTTGCTTGACAGCATTGTAAAAACAGGTCAACTTCCTGAAGAAGCTGATATGGATGCTGCAATCAAAGACTTTGAGCAAACCTTCCAACCAACTCAACATGCTGATCAGACTCAAGCTGCATCAAATGACTAA
- the atpH gene encoding ATP synthase F1 subunit delta codes for MTDNITSAKKYAKAMLDALKDQNKLDEEYSELVEVRKIFKENPSLASILESSQTSADQKQSLLKPILENGSDFLINLFNIIDEYQRYTEVVTIIDEFGKLYNKENSIVTAEVTSAVELDNDQQSKIADAFANRIGAKKVVLNTRVDSDIIGGIVLRSEDTLIDGSVKARIEKVKELLLK; via the coding sequence ATGACAGATAATATAACTTCCGCAAAGAAATATGCAAAAGCAATGTTGGATGCCCTAAAAGATCAAAACAAGTTAGATGAAGAATATTCTGAACTTGTTGAAGTTCGTAAAATATTTAAGGAAAATCCTTCATTAGCATCGATCTTGGAAAGTAGTCAAACCAGTGCTGACCAAAAACAGTCGTTATTAAAACCCATTCTAGAAAATGGGTCTGATTTCTTAATTAATCTATTCAACATAATTGATGAATATCAAAGATACACTGAAGTCGTTACCATTATTGACGAATTTGGAAAGCTTTATAACAAAGAAAATTCAATCGTCACAGCTGAAGTTACTTCTGCTGTAGAGTTGGATAATGATCAACAATCAAAAATTGCTGATGCCTTTGCTAATCGTATTGGAGCCAAAAAGGTCGTCTTAAATACGCGAGTTGATAGTGATATTATTGGAGGAATCGTATTACGGTCTGAAGATACACTAATTGATGGCAGTGTTAAGGCTCGAATCGAAAAAGTGAAAGAATTGTTACTAAAATAA
- the atpB gene encoding F0F1 ATP synthase subunit A yields the protein MGQPTSTFQFLGLTFNVGNLISIMIVFLIVFGIVFGLSRHLSLKPGKGQNILEYAVDFTNGIVRGSLPGEMSKDLGLWAFTLFLFILVANQLGLFLHVDVSGVTYVKSPTADPIVTLTLSLLTLTLAQFMGIRALGYKKHFANYLKPFSLFFVVNIFEEFTNFLTLGLRLFGNIYAGEMLLTIITGMAVKGGPLMWVVSLPLELAWQGFSVFIGCIQAFIFVTLSAVYISRKVEVEE from the coding sequence GTGGGACAACCTACTTCTACCTTTCAATTTTTAGGATTAACTTTTAACGTTGGAAACTTAATTTCAATTATGATTGTTTTTCTTATTGTATTTGGAATCGTATTTGGTTTGTCTAGACATTTAAGCCTTAAGCCTGGAAAGGGTCAAAACATTCTGGAGTATGCGGTTGATTTTACTAACGGAATCGTTAGAGGCTCTCTCCCTGGTGAAATGAGCAAAGATTTAGGACTCTGGGCATTTACGCTGTTTTTATTCATCTTGGTTGCTAACCAACTAGGATTATTCTTGCACGTTGATGTTTCCGGTGTGACCTATGTTAAGAGTCCAACAGCTGATCCAATCGTTACTTTAACGTTGTCGCTGTTAACTTTGACTTTAGCTCAGTTTATGGGTATTAGGGCTCTAGGATACAAGAAGCATTTTGCCAATTATCTTAAACCATTTTCACTGTTTTTCGTGGTTAACATCTTTGAGGAATTTACTAATTTCTTGACCTTAGGACTACGACTATTCGGTAATATCTATGCCGGTGAAATGTTATTAACTATTATCACAGGTATGGCGGTAAAGGGCGGTCCACTAATGTGGGTTGTTAGTTTACCACTTGAATTGGCTTGGCAAGGCTTCTCTGTATTTATTGGATGTATTCAAGCCTTTATTTTTGTAACATTATCAGCTGTTTATATTTCTCGAAAAGTTGAAGTCGAGGAGTAA
- a CDS encoding F0F1 ATP synthase subunit gamma: MVASLNDVKHRITSTKKTRQITNAMEMVSQSKLNQIQKHTTSYDQYASQVKSVVLHLAQSHFLDGLAKTSGHSADNDQSSTKRTAYMVITSDRGMVGSYNSNVIRETNSFIEKHNSSDDIQILAVGGNGADFYKKLGRNVSYEYRGVSDVPTFNEVREIVKTATKMYDNGAFDELYVCYEHFVNRLTSNFRAEKMLPIDSESFDSDASNDIESNELTASYDVEPSEKEVLNVILPQYSESLVYGAILDAKTSEHASSSTAMKSASDNADDLISSLELQYNRARQAAITTEITEITGGQEALSQ; this comes from the coding sequence ATGGTTGCTTCGTTAAACGATGTTAAGCATCGGATCACTTCTACAAAGAAGACGCGACAAATTACGAATGCCATGGAGATGGTTTCTCAGTCTAAGTTAAACCAGATTCAAAAGCATACGACTAGCTATGATCAATACGCAAGCCAGGTAAAATCGGTAGTTTTACATTTAGCACAATCTCACTTTCTAGATGGATTGGCTAAAACCTCTGGTCATTCAGCTGACAATGATCAATCTTCAACTAAGAGAACTGCTTACATGGTTATTACTTCTGACCGAGGAATGGTCGGCAGTTATAACAGTAATGTAATCAGAGAAACAAACTCATTCATTGAAAAGCATAATAGTAGCGATGACATCCAAATCCTTGCCGTTGGTGGTAATGGTGCCGACTTTTACAAAAAGTTAGGTCGGAATGTTTCGTATGAATATCGTGGCGTTAGTGATGTCCCAACTTTTAACGAAGTTCGAGAAATCGTTAAAACTGCAACGAAGATGTACGACAATGGAGCCTTCGATGAACTATATGTTTGTTATGAACATTTTGTTAACCGTTTGACATCTAACTTTAGAGCTGAAAAGATGCTCCCAATTGATAGCGAATCTTTTGATAGTGACGCTAGTAATGATATTGAGTCCAACGAATTGACTGCAAGTTATGATGTTGAACCATCAGAAAAAGAAGTATTGAACGTAATATTGCCACAATATTCTGAAAGTTTGGTTTATGGAGCAATCTTGGATGCTAAGACATCTGAACATGCTTCAAGTTCTACTGCTATGAAGTCAGCTTCAGATAATGCTGATGACTTAATTAGCAGCTTGGAATTACAATATAACCGAGCTCGTCAGGCCGCAATTACTACTGAAATCACTGAAATTACTGGTGGTCAGGAAGCTCTTAGTCAATAG
- the glyA gene encoding serine hydroxymethyltransferase, whose translation MNYDYQTQDRALWDAIGHEENRQQHNIELIASENIVSNAVRAAQGSVLTNKYAEGYPGRRYYGGCEYIDVVEQLAIDRAKELFNAEYVNVQPHSGSQANQAAYAAFLKPGDTILGMGLDAGGHLTHGAKVSFSGKLYDAHSYELNSETELLDYDAIAKQAQEVQPKLIIAGASAYSRIIDWQKFRDIADSVGAYLMVDMAHIAGLVAAGLHPNPVEYADVVTTTTHKTLRGPRGGMILAKQEYAKKLNSAVFPGSQGGPLEHVIAGKAAAFYEDLQPEFKDYAKQIIKNAQAMAEVFQSSDTVSVLTGGTDNHLMTLNLSKCGLNGAELQDLLDKVHITTNKEGIPNDPLPPSKTSGLRLGTPAITTRGFKENDCRTVAKLILQVINDPENEANLQQVAKQAIELTDKYPIQ comes from the coding sequence TTGAACTATGATTATCAAACGCAGGACCGTGCCTTATGGGATGCAATCGGTCATGAAGAAAATCGTCAGCAACATAACATTGAATTGATTGCTTCAGAGAACATTGTTTCTAATGCTGTCAGAGCTGCTCAAGGCTCAGTCTTAACTAACAAGTATGCTGAGGGTTATCCTGGACGTCGTTACTATGGCGGTTGTGAATATATTGATGTGGTTGAACAACTGGCTATTGATCGAGCTAAGGAATTATTTAATGCTGAGTATGTAAATGTTCAGCCTCACTCAGGATCGCAAGCCAACCAAGCTGCATACGCTGCTTTTTTAAAGCCTGGGGATACAATTTTGGGCATGGGTTTAGATGCTGGTGGTCATCTTACCCATGGTGCGAAAGTCAGCTTTTCTGGAAAGCTCTATGATGCTCATTCGTATGAATTAAATTCTGAAACTGAACTTTTAGATTATGATGCTATTGCAAAACAAGCACAAGAAGTTCAGCCAAAGCTCATCATAGCAGGGGCTTCTGCATACAGCCGAATTATCGATTGGCAAAAATTCAGAGATATCGCTGATTCTGTTGGTGCTTATCTGATGGTCGATATGGCTCATATCGCTGGATTAGTTGCTGCAGGATTACATCCTAATCCAGTTGAATATGCTGACGTGGTTACTACAACGACCCATAAGACTTTAAGAGGTCCTCGTGGTGGAATGATCTTAGCTAAACAAGAATATGCTAAAAAATTGAATTCAGCTGTTTTTCCTGGTAGTCAGGGTGGTCCACTTGAACATGTAATAGCAGGTAAAGCTGCAGCGTTTTATGAAGACTTACAACCAGAATTCAAAGATTATGCCAAACAGATTATTAAAAATGCTCAGGCAATGGCCGAGGTATTTCAGTCATCAGACACAGTCTCAGTTTTGACGGGCGGTACGGATAATCATTTAATGACTTTGAATCTTTCGAAGTGTGGGTTAAATGGTGCTGAGCTACAAGATTTATTAGATAAAGTTCATATCACTACCAATAAAGAAGGGATTCCTAACGATCCATTGCCACCTTCGAAAACTAGTGGCTTAAGATTAGGAACACCTGCGATAACTACTCGTGGATTTAAAGAAAATGATTGTAGAACTGTTGCCAAATTGATTCTTCAAGTTATCAATGATCCTGAAAATGAAGCTAATTTACAACAGGTCGCTAAACAAGCTATCGAATTAACAGATAAATATCCAATACAATAG
- the upp gene encoding uracil phosphoribosyltransferase — protein MGKFQVMDHPLIQHKLTMIRNKDCGTKDFRQIVNEIATLMAFEVSRDMPLEDVDVQTPVAIAHAKQISGKKVAVVPILRAGIGMVDGILDLIPAAKVGHIGMYRDEETFEPHEYFVKLPSDIDQRQVFVVDPMLATGGSAIMAIDALKKRGASSIKFVCLVSAPEGVKALQEAHPDVDIYTAALDDKLSDDGYIIPGLGDAGDRLFGTK, from the coding sequence TTGGGTAAGTTTCAAGTTATGGATCATCCGTTGATTCAACATAAATTGACAATGATAAGAAATAAGGATTGTGGTACGAAAGACTTCCGACAAATTGTTAACGAAATTGCAACGTTAATGGCGTTTGAGGTTTCTCGAGACATGCCTTTAGAAGATGTTGACGTTCAAACTCCAGTCGCAATTGCCCATGCTAAGCAAATTTCGGGTAAAAAAGTTGCCGTTGTGCCAATTTTGAGAGCCGGAATCGGCATGGTAGATGGAATTCTTGATTTGATTCCTGCAGCCAAAGTTGGACACATTGGTATGTATCGTGATGAAGAGACTTTTGAGCCTCATGAATATTTTGTAAAATTGCCTTCTGATATTGATCAGCGACAAGTTTTTGTTGTGGACCCAATGTTGGCAACTGGTGGTTCAGCAATCATGGCCATCGATGCATTGAAAAAACGCGGTGCAAGTAGCATCAAGTTTGTCTGCTTAGTTTCTGCTCCTGAAGGAGTTAAGGCATTACAAGAAGCGCACCCAGACGTTGATATCTACACCGCCGCACTTGACGATAAGCTAAGTGATGATGGTTACATTATTCCCGGTTTAGGGGATGCTGGTGACCGTTTATTCGGAACTAAATAA
- a CDS encoding L-threonylcarbamoyladenylate synthase: METKILKPDQIDEAAKLIRAGELVAFPTETVYGLGADATNESAVKQVYQAKGRPSDNPLIVHVADIATVEHFADTLSAEAHKLMDAFWPGSLTMIFKLKPNVLSPAVTGGLSTAAFRFPNNQTTLNLIKTSGKPMVGPSANTSGKPSPTTAQHVYHDLKGKIAAILDDGPTEVGVESTVLDMSTDQPAILRPGAVTKDQIEAVIGKPVMDELHHVGVDEVPKAPGMKYKHYAPNAQVYIVDPDDSWKDVNQWVKDNQSSDPIGVMAFDKDLKSVDWANNIEKISLGTDVQDASHNLFNELRAFDDQPEYKTIFVQGVAPVGLGEAYMNRLNKSAGQMHFKQL, encoded by the coding sequence ATGGAAACAAAAATTTTAAAACCAGATCAAATTGACGAGGCCGCTAAGTTAATTCGTGCTGGTGAACTAGTCGCTTTTCCAACTGAAACTGTATATGGCTTAGGTGCTGATGCAACTAATGAATCAGCTGTTAAACAAGTGTACCAAGCTAAGGGGCGTCCCAGTGATAATCCCTTGATCGTCCATGTGGCAGATATTGCCACTGTTGAACATTTTGCTGATACTTTAAGTGCTGAAGCCCACAAATTGATGGATGCTTTCTGGCCAGGTTCTTTGACGATGATTTTTAAATTAAAGCCCAATGTATTATCACCAGCCGTTACTGGTGGATTAAGTACGGCAGCTTTTAGATTTCCTAATAACCAAACAACATTAAACTTAATCAAAACTTCTGGTAAGCCAATGGTTGGCCCTTCTGCCAATACATCTGGTAAACCAAGCCCTACCACAGCTCAACATGTTTATCACGATCTAAAAGGTAAAATAGCCGCCATTTTAGATGATGGACCGACTGAGGTTGGCGTTGAGTCAACGGTACTAGATATGTCTACTGATCAACCCGCAATCTTGAGACCCGGCGCTGTCACTAAAGATCAAATTGAGGCGGTTATTGGTAAGCCTGTTATGGATGAATTACATCATGTCGGCGTAGATGAAGTTCCAAAGGCTCCGGGCATGAAGTACAAACATTATGCTCCCAATGCTCAGGTATATATCGTGGACCCAGATGATAGTTGGAAAGACGTTAATCAATGGGTTAAAGATAATCAATCAAGTGATCCAATCGGTGTGATGGCATTTGATAAGGACTTAAAATCAGTTGATTGGGCCAATAATATTGAAAAAATTTCTCTAGGAACTGATGTGCAAGATGCCAGCCATAATCTATTCAACGAATTAAGAGCGTTTGATGATCAGCCTGAATATAAAACGATTTTTGTTCAGGGCGTGGCTCCAGTTGGACTGGGCGAGGCTTATATGAATCGCTTAAACAAATCAGCTGGGCAAATGCATTTCAAGCAGTTATAA
- the atpE gene encoding F0F1 ATP synthase subunit C → MGAIAAGIAMAGAAIGAGVGNGLIISKMLDGMARQPEMSGQLRTNMFIGVGLVEAMPIIAFVVALLVMNK, encoded by the coding sequence ATGGGAGCAATTGCTGCAGGTATTGCTATGGCTGGTGCCGCTATTGGTGCTGGTGTTGGTAACGGTCTTATTATTTCAAAAATGTTAGATGGTATGGCTAGACAACCAGAAATGTCAGGTCAATTACGTACGAATATGTTTATTGGTGTAGGTTTGGTTGAAGCTATGCCTATCATCGCCTTCGTTGTCGCTTTGTTAGTAATGAACAAGTAG
- the atpF gene encoding F0F1 ATP synthase subunit B, translating into MFSYSVVGTQLYTGDMIFVMISFLILMWLIKLVAWKPLTKMLQDRSDKISNDIDSAEKSRTEAADLASKRQAELQNTREEASGIISQAKDSGQKQRDQIINDARQDASNLKSSAEQDIERERQEALANSKKDVASLSVEIASKIISKELNEDDQKALVDSYVEGLGKLNDR; encoded by the coding sequence ATGTTTTCGTATTCTGTAGTAGGAACACAGTTGTACACTGGTGATATGATTTTCGTCATGATTAGTTTCTTGATCTTAATGTGGTTGATTAAACTAGTTGCGTGGAAACCATTGACCAAGATGTTACAAGATCGTTCCGATAAAATCTCAAATGATATTGATTCCGCAGAAAAATCACGGACTGAAGCTGCTGATCTTGCAAGTAAAAGACAAGCAGAACTTCAAAACACTCGTGAAGAAGCTAGTGGAATTATTAGTCAAGCTAAGGACTCTGGTCAAAAGCAACGTGATCAAATTATCAACGATGCTCGGCAAGATGCCTCAAACCTTAAGAGTTCTGCTGAACAAGATATTGAGAGAGAACGACAAGAAGCATTGGCAAACTCTAAGAAAGATGTGGCAAGTCTATCAGTTGAGATCGCTTCCAAAATCATTTCTAAAGAATTAAACGAGGATGACCAAAAAGCTCTCGTTGATTCTTATGTTGAAGGGTTGGGAAAGCTAAATGACAGATAA
- the atpD gene encoding F0F1 ATP synthase subunit beta, producing the protein MSTGKVVQVIGPVVDVEFSLDDKLPAINTALNIKESENQTLVVEVALNLGDGVVRTIAMDGTDGLRRGMDVENTEASISVPVGKETLGRVFNVLGETIDGGPEFGSDAKRWPIHREAPNYDELNPSTEILETGIKVIDLLEPYTRGGKVGLFGGAGVGKTVLIQELIHNIAQGHNGISVFTGVGERTREGNDMYFEMKGSGVLEKTAMVYGQMNEPPGARMRVALTGLTIAEYFRDEEGTDVLLFIDNIFRFTQAGSEVSALLGRIPSAVGYQPTLATEMGQLQERITSTKKGAITSIQAVYVPADDYTDPAPATTFAHLDATTNLERSLTQQGIYPAVDPLASTSSALDPQIVGQEHYDVASEVQHVLQRYRELQDIISILGMDELSDEEKTIVNRARRIQFFLSQSFSVAEQFTGLPGKYVSVKDTVRSFKDILDGKYDDYPEDAFRNCGAIEDVVENAKKMQKAASN; encoded by the coding sequence ATGAGTACTGGTAAAGTTGTACAAGTTATCGGACCAGTTGTTGACGTTGAATTCTCCTTGGACGATAAATTACCCGCAATTAACACTGCCTTAAACATCAAGGAAAGCGAAAATCAGACTTTAGTGGTCGAAGTTGCTTTGAACTTGGGTGATGGTGTTGTTAGAACCATTGCCATGGATGGGACCGATGGTCTTCGTCGTGGAATGGATGTTGAAAATACCGAAGCATCTATCAGTGTTCCGGTTGGTAAGGAAACTCTTGGTCGAGTTTTCAACGTTCTTGGTGAAACAATTGATGGCGGTCCAGAATTTGGCTCAGACGCTAAGCGTTGGCCAATTCACCGTGAAGCTCCAAACTATGATGAATTAAATCCATCAACTGAAATTCTTGAAACAGGAATTAAGGTTATTGATTTACTTGAACCATACACTCGTGGTGGTAAAGTTGGATTGTTCGGTGGTGCCGGAGTTGGTAAAACTGTTCTTATTCAAGAGTTGATTCACAACATTGCTCAAGGACACAATGGTATTTCTGTGTTTACTGGTGTTGGTGAACGTACCCGTGAAGGTAACGATATGTACTTTGAAATGAAAGGTTCAGGAGTTCTTGAAAAAACTGCGATGGTTTATGGTCAAATGAACGAACCTCCTGGAGCCCGTATGCGTGTTGCGTTAACTGGTTTAACCATTGCTGAGTACTTCCGTGATGAAGAAGGTACTGATGTGCTATTGTTCATCGATAACATCTTCCGATTCACTCAAGCCGGTTCAGAAGTTTCTGCCTTGTTAGGCCGTATTCCTTCTGCCGTTGGTTACCAACCAACATTGGCTACTGAAATGGGACAATTGCAAGAACGGATCACATCGACTAAGAAAGGTGCCATTACATCTATTCAAGCTGTTTATGTGCCCGCCGATGATTATACCGACCCTGCTCCTGCAACTACTTTCGCCCATTTGGATGCTACTACCAACTTGGAACGTTCTTTAACTCAACAAGGTATTTATCCCGCTGTTGATCCACTTGCTTCAACATCAAGTGCCCTTGATCCACAAATCGTTGGTCAAGAACATTATGATGTTGCTAGTGAAGTGCAACATGTATTACAACGTTATCGTGAACTACAAGATATTATCTCAATTCTTGGTATGGATGAATTGTCTGATGAAGAAAAGACAATTGTTAACCGTGCACGTAGAATTCAGTTCTTCTTGTCTCAAAGCTTCTCAGTTGCTGAACAATTTACTGGTCTTCCTGGTAAGTATGTCTCTGTTAAGGACACAGTTCGTAGTTTTAAGGATATTCTTGATGGTAAGTATGATGACTATCCTGAAGATGCCTTCCGTAACTGTGGAGCAATTGAAGATGTCGTTGAGAATGCTAAGAAGATGCAAAAAGCAGC